The Aedes albopictus strain Foshan chromosome 2, AalbF5, whole genome shotgun sequence region cctttttctattctttttgagtgataATCATCTCTTtaacttgtttagagctgtattgtatccacTCGggtcagaatataacgatagcgtagaagttgtgctgaaatagaacttgagaaaattatcagatattgaggacctacaatgaagattttttttggaactacaccatagacttccatttttttcatcaaatcatgcttattttattggaacttgacctttgataacaaatttatttgaagatttaaattgtgggacaccttgggcgttaacgggttaaagaTTGAAAATCAATTTTTATTGAATAACATTTTTTCTACAGGTTTTACGTGTCATATGTCTTCGGCACTGTAAGCTATCATATCAATGTCGGTTCAATTCTTAATTCATCATAGAAAAATACTACAGCCTGTTCACATGGAAGATAagatttcccatagtaatttccatgcAAACTTTAAATGACGTGTGATCAGTCAAATTTGATccgaataatttcaaattttggtaGGATGATCTGTGAGGCGCTGTAACATCGAATAAAGCAGTAACTACCTCTGATCTTGCTGACTTGCCCTTGACTCTGTTACGTGGGTTAGTTGATATATGCCATGAAGAAGGGttgtcctactggggagaatttagcagtaaaacaagggtgatgctaggtttccgatgcatggccaatatcagtactcttgttttgttttctaagaaaacaaaacaaaaactgtatcaaaatcgatactttattgcccctcaatggcaattgagtaatgcgacatgcactacactaaggatacgggtaatgtcacaatagatctaaaaactggtcgcagtgacaaacccgaacaggaataaaaaaaagggtTGTCCTTGGCCAGGGGTGGTCCGGAAACCAACTATACTAAGTGAGTTTTGATACCACTTTTTTAAACCATTTGCGCGCAATGTCATTCTAAGAGTTTTAGTACTCTTCTTTGCTTCGGAGGACCCCCAGTACCCCCATGCCCGAGTTTGAGCCAGTCTTCGGGACAGATTCTTTGGCTGATCCGGCAATAAGGAAAGTTAGGGGGTTTGTGAAGAGTATAATATGCGTCGCATCCTGTAACGAAACTATTACTCCTCAGTTTAGTAAGTTGCTCCAAAAACTTGTTTAAGATCGCTAATTCACAAATGTATACGAAAAGGTAGACAAGAGTCATTCTCGATGCCTTTTTGGTACTTCCCCAATTGTATCCATAATATGCTAAACACATGTCACAGTGGagcacgatctgcggacccttcgcagagtgcggagctggagacataccgccatggaccgagcagaatggagacgactcctatgtacagcagagatcactcaggccttagtctgaccggtaagataagtactagagtgggtcaacgtttatatggaaaaatgaaaaatttaatggtatcccatcagatcaaagcttttttgatcccatttcaggacccaaataagtgtgcaaaatttgggcacgatcggttacgtctacgttttgcgcatcgcgtttgaagtttgtatgggattttacatggcaAAACTcactttttgcatttctctcatgactagctcgaatttttctaaaaccaggTAACCGATCATGTGAAAGCATAGCCtagagtgtcctgaaaaactttgtcgaagaccgcgaagtgatctgatgcttatgaaaaaagttatagcgttggcattgcttggcgaaacagcatgattttgttgctattgttattcctttataaagccatgcatgtggttcgttggttataactatttttacaagcatcggatcgctttgcggtcttcaacaaagtttttcaggacatcctaggctatcattctacagtatcggttaaaaagtttcagacaaactttttcaacttatgataaaaatgcaaaaaagtatggtttcccatacaaaatcccttacaaatttcaattgcaatgcgcaaagtgtagacgccaccgatcgtgctcaaattttgcacagatactcaggacctgaaacggaaccaaaaaagctttgatctgagaaaacggttccgatgacccacgctaataagTACATGTCATTTTATGCATTATGTTTTCTTTGAAAGAAATAAATACATACTATTAAATGAGAGATTACTGAAATAGTTTAGGAATATAtataaaataatttaaatatggGCATGATACGGCTCCCGTGAGTTATCCCCCCTGCAACCCACCGCTATATAACCCCAGTGAACACCGGAGAAGATACTAACACAAAACACATCGTTACGTTCATTACATGAAACAGGTGCACATGATTTATTCACGTTTTTGGAAGATGATAAAATGGAATCAAGTACATAAATGTCTATTTGTGAATGTTGTTTGCCAAATGATCAGGATTCATGCTAAACCTATCAGCCTATTTACACAGCATAACCTTAAACTAGTTAATTAACTTCACTTTCCTCGGACGAGAAAAAAAACATACAGTTTAAAGTCTTTTGAATTCTATGCTGCGACGTACCTAAACTTAATCAATAACGAAGGAATTCGTTAATTTTTATCGGGAAATAAACGGGGCGGCAGAACATTCGTCTACTGTCTTTTCAGGACTTAAAGTATTACATAAATAGTTCTTTTTGTATATCGTAACTAAATCCTACTGAGTTCAGCTCTTGTTCATGTTAAACACCAATTAGCTATTAATATTTTTCAGTATACCAGAGTACAATTTGTTGCTATCGAAGAAGGATTCTCGGGCCTGCCAAAACTACGCATCCAGATCTATCACCTCGTCCTTGATGCTCACATAGGGGTGCAGCATATGGGCCGGAATCTCATgttcttcatcatcatcgtcttcGAGCCGCGCGCGTTTGATGGTGAACTCCTCGTACGGGTAATTACTGCTGTCGGAGTTTTCCTCGTTGAAGAACGTCGAGTTTTCCAAGCTGGACCGACTGGTGTCGTTCGTTTGTTGCTGCTGGGATTGAGagagctgttgttgctgctgcagcGAGAAGTGCATTTTGATGACGTGCTTCGAGAAGTTTGAGATCACAAAACGGTCGCCCTTTTTGGTCGGGAGTTTGGATACTTTGATTTGTACGGCGCACATGGGACACTTGATGAAGGCATTGTAGCCGTTCAGTTCGTAGGTGACGTTGATCATGTCCTCAGTGAGGGTGAGCTTGACCGGGTGTTTATCACTCCACATTTCGATCAGTTTGATGATGATGCTTTGGATTTTCTTGACCCGAGCTACGTCGCTGAGAGGAGGATAGACTGTAGCTTGTTCGAAGGCGTACGGAGGATTTTTGGTGGAAGCAACCTTGATATCAGGTATGTGTTCTTGAAGCATCTCCGAGGCATGAATAACCAGTTCTTGCTGTTGCTGGTGCTGTTGCAGTTGAAGTTGCTGCATCAGAGCGCGTTGCTCACGTATTTCCCGCACCAGGTTGATATCTGTCATTCGCTCCGGCTTAACCGGCCGCTCCACCGGTCGCTCTACCGGTCGTTCGGCGGGACGCTCGGCGCGCTCCATCCTCTCCTGTACAGGTACGGGTCGTTCGGATCGGTGGTGCACCTGCACCATCGGATCGGCACGTTGCAGCTCATTGGCCGCATTTGTGTAGTTCAGATAGGCACTCATCTGCAGCAGAAGCTTGCGATGTCCAGGAACTAGCCGAAACTCCCGCGCCGGATCGGTGCAAAATATGTGAAAGTAGAACTGCGTCTGCGGTACCAAGTGGATCAGTTCTTCGCGGGCGAAGCGTTCCATGTCGACGAAATCGTCATCGTTGAGGTTTCGCAAACTGCTCTCCTGCTCGTAGCCGCACATTTTGAGCAGATTTTTGAGGTAGGTCGGTACCGAACCGCAAACCCGCTCGATTCGGCTCCAGTTGATGTTGGAAGGCTTCTGCAAGGCGTTTGCGTTTTTGTCctgaaatttaaaataaaaatggtATTAAAAAATGTTAGAATGTGCGGTAAAACATATGTTCTTATCCAAATGAAGACAAGTGAAACTGTCTGTCCGCTGTGATCAAAAGGATAATCTAGGTCACCTAGCTTTTTTTG contains the following coding sequences:
- the LOC115265266 gene encoding uncharacterized protein LOC115265266; its protein translation is MDTYVKNLLNGWNMPELIKIFQEEEIDEGAFRYLKYDMIKELIPKVGKRAKFVQKYEEYKESLTDRPAFGELQLDEKDKNANALQKPSNINWSRIERVCGSVPTYLKNLLKMCGYEQESSLRNLNDDDFVDMERFAREELIHLVPQTQFYFHIFCTDPAREFRLVPGHRKLLLQMSAYLNYTNAANELQRADPMVQVHHRSERPVPVQERMERAERPAERPVERPVERPVKPERMTDINLVREIREQRALMQQLQLQQHQQQQELVIHASEMLQEHIPDIKVASTKNPPYAFEQATVYPPLSDVARVKKIQSIIIKLIEMWSDKHPVKLTLTEDMINVTYELNGYNAFIKCPMCAVQIKVSKLPTKKGDRFVISNFSKHVIKMHFSLQQQQQLSQSQQQQTNDTSRSSLENSTFFNEENSDSSNYPYEEFTIKRARLEDDDDEEHEIPAHMLHPYVSIKDEVIDLDA